Proteins co-encoded in one Verrucomicrobiia bacterium genomic window:
- a CDS encoding metalloregulator ArsR/SmtB family transcription factor translates to MTVSLKTAELKRPALVFKALAHPGRLLMVTELAKGERCVCELTKLVGTEMPTVSRHLSVLKHAGIVEDEKRGTQVFYRLAMPCVIHFVQCVMEAQPPQG, encoded by the coding sequence ATGACTGTCTCGCTTAAAACCGCGGAGCTTAAGCGTCCCGCCCTCGTGTTCAAGGCCCTGGCCCATCCCGGCCGCCTGCTCATGGTCACCGAGCTGGCCAAGGGCGAGCGTTGCGTGTGTGAGCTGACAAAGCTGGTGGGCACGGAAATGCCCACCGTCTCGCGACATCTTTCCGTGTTGAAACACGCCGGGATTGTGGAGGATGAAAAGCGCGGCACGCAGGTTTTCTACCGCCTGGCCATGCCGTGCGTAATCCATTTTGTGCAATGCGTCATGGAAGCTCAGCCGCCGCAAGGATAA
- a CDS encoding YfiR family protein produces the protein MSWRRHKAHWFGPAPRRSGWWLLLSLSAFFSLAAESELPQPTEAELKAAVVYQITRFVEWPAPPPTNAPLVIGVVGEGPLIAALEQLANAAPASLGRALTIQKLPPSLSRTNAAKCHVVVIGEQVPERAMTTMLADLDGQGILTVSALPDFCRKGGMVGLNLSDRRVQIEINLNACERARLRPSSRLLRQAKIVAGPTPPSR, from the coding sequence ATGTCCTGGCGCCGCCACAAGGCCCATTGGTTCGGCCCCGCCCCACGCCGGAGCGGGTGGTGGCTGCTGCTCAGCCTGAGCGCCTTCTTCAGCCTGGCGGCGGAAAGTGAGCTGCCCCAGCCCACCGAGGCGGAATTGAAAGCGGCCGTGGTCTATCAAATCACGCGCTTTGTGGAATGGCCCGCGCCGCCGCCCACCAATGCGCCGCTGGTCATTGGCGTGGTGGGCGAAGGCCCGTTGATCGCCGCCCTGGAGCAACTGGCCAACGCCGCCCCCGCCTCCCTGGGCCGCGCCTTGACAATCCAAAAACTCCCCCCTAGCCTTTCGCGCACCAACGCTGCCAAGTGCCACGTGGTGGTTATTGGCGAGCAGGTACCGGAGCGGGCAATGACCACCATGCTAGCAGACCTCGATGGGCAGGGCATTCTGACAGTGAGTGCGTTGCCGGACTTTTGCCGCAAAGGAGGCATGGTCGGTTTGAATCTTAGCGATCGCCGGGTCCAAATTGAAATCAACCTCAACGCTTGTGAGCGCGCCCGTCTGCGTCCCAGCTCCCGGCTGCTGCGGCAGGCGAAAATTGTGGCCGGGCCGACTCCGCCTTCCCGTTAG
- a CDS encoding permease: MAALTCSSEASASRWRELKILAALVAVFLFCFFLPVGEARFDQALREGLALTRWYAREHVVLCLIPALFIAGAISVFVNQAAVMRYLGPAAPRPLAYGVASVSGGILAVCSCTVLPLFGGIWQRGAGLGPAVAFLYAGPAINVLAMVLTARILGWPLGAGRAVGAVLFSVVIGLAMHALFRREEQARSAAAAQMPAPETRRPLIQNAIFFALLAAVLIFANWGRPAGEGGLWAAVHAWKWRLTALSAAGLALVLGRWFGFAWGGLALVGGLVAALAWAFPSTPLPAFVAGTVGLVGLCLRHPDEGRPWLEATWALAKQILPLLLAGVFAAGFLLGRPGQEALIPSAWVQQAVGGNSLSANAVSSVVGAFMYFATLTEVPIVQGLLGAGMGQGPALALLLAGPALSLPNMLVLRQIMGTRKTVAYVGLVILMATLSGLIFGAWRGE; encoded by the coding sequence ATGGCCGCCTTAACTTGCTCATCCGAGGCATCCGCATCCCGCTGGCGCGAGCTGAAGATACTCGCCGCCCTGGTGGCGGTGTTTCTATTCTGCTTTTTCCTGCCGGTGGGGGAGGCCCGCTTCGACCAGGCCCTGCGGGAGGGGCTGGCGCTGACTCGCTGGTACGCCCGCGAGCACGTCGTGTTGTGTCTCATTCCGGCGCTGTTCATCGCCGGGGCGATCAGCGTGTTTGTGAATCAGGCGGCGGTGATGCGCTACTTGGGGCCGGCCGCTCCCCGGCCGCTGGCTTATGGGGTGGCCTCGGTTTCGGGCGGCATTTTGGCGGTGTGCTCCTGCACGGTGCTGCCGTTGTTTGGGGGCATCTGGCAGCGCGGGGCGGGGTTGGGGCCGGCGGTGGCCTTTCTTTATGCCGGCCCGGCCATCAACGTGCTGGCCATGGTCCTGACCGCCCGCATTTTGGGCTGGCCTCTGGGAGCGGGCCGGGCGGTGGGCGCGGTGCTGTTCAGTGTTGTCATCGGCCTGGCCATGCACGCGCTGTTTCGCCGGGAAGAACAGGCGCGGTCCGCGGCCGCCGCCCAGATGCCGGCGCCGGAGACACGCCGGCCGCTCATACAGAACGCGATATTTTTTGCGCTGCTGGCCGCGGTGCTGATTTTTGCCAACTGGGGACGACCCGCCGGCGAGGGTGGACTGTGGGCGGCGGTGCATGCTTGGAAATGGCGGCTGACCGCCCTGAGCGCGGCCGGGCTGGCTTTGGTGTTGGGGCGGTGGTTTGGCTTTGCCTGGGGCGGATTGGCCCTCGTGGGGGGGCTGGTGGCCGCCCTAGCCTGGGCTTTTCCCTCCACCCCTTTGCCGGCGTTTGTGGCCGGCACGGTGGGGTTGGTGGGGCTGTGCCTGCGGCATCCGGACGAAGGCCGCCCGTGGCTTGAGGCCACCTGGGCCCTGGCCAAACAAATCCTGCCGCTCCTGCTGGCCGGGGTGTTTGCCGCGGGTTTTCTCCTGGGCCGGCCGGGGCAGGAGGCGTTGATCCCCTCCGCCTGGGTGCAGCAGGCGGTGGGCGGCAATTCCCTCTCGGCCAATGCCGTTTCGTCCGTGGTGGGGGCATTCATGTATTTCGCCACGCTGACCGAGGTGCCCATCGTGCAAGGTTTGCTGGGCGCCGGCATGGGGCAGGGGCCGGCGCTGGCGCTCTTGCTGGCGGGGCCGGCCCTGTCGCTGCCCAACATGCTGGTGCTGCGTCAAATCATGGGCACGCGCAAGACGGTGGCTTACGTGGGCCTGGTCATCCTGATGGCCACGTTGAGCGGCCTGATTTTTGGAGCATGGCGGGGGGAATGA
- a CDS encoding TonB-dependent receptor → MPSTNVPSAALLGLELEQLLQLQAGTVEGASRRRQPKGEAPSAVTLLTADDIQKHGWRTLADALNSVPGLYTTNDRDYWYLGTRGFNRPGDYNSRYLLLLNGHRLNNSIYDSAPIGPEFPVDLDLIERIEVIPGPGAAMYGNNAFFGVINVITKKGRDLGGAEASASMGSHVAGHGRFSYGQFFTNSGVELLLSGDYGYDPGPRQLSFTDAAGKVWTSRRQDYVETARFLGALSWRDWSLNAAFSRAPNGIPSGTYASDPGDPRTQWEEQYGYLQVKWDHSWGEDRRLQARSFYNDYRYRGWYPYGGILTIDQAIGREYGVEAQFDARLWDRHLLTLGTEFHHHITQDQNYWDETGVTYCDDHRSHWLWAGFAQMEWVLRRNLRLNTGGRLDYHSWHRWEANPRLALIYQPWQRTTLKALYGTAYRAPNVFEMYYQADDGYTINPALRPETITTYELVWEQRLAQRLTLRLSGYHYRIHDLISMEPQPGTGLLQYQNLDRVRASGLETALDYLFDNGWRWRASYALQRNRVRGQSLDNSPQHLVKNHLSIPLYRDRWWWNIECLYSSDTQTGMPGVEANDYWLLNMTLWSRPFGKNFDFSASVYNVLGHKYAYPVGDEFWVNSGPLMEFSGREFRLKLTYRF, encoded by the coding sequence GTGCCCTCAACAAACGTCCCGAGTGCGGCGTTGCTGGGGCTGGAGCTGGAGCAATTGTTGCAATTGCAGGCGGGTACGGTGGAAGGGGCCTCCCGCCGTCGCCAGCCCAAGGGGGAGGCGCCGTCGGCCGTGACCCTATTAACCGCCGATGACATCCAAAAGCACGGCTGGCGGACGCTTGCTGACGCTCTGAACAGCGTGCCGGGCCTGTACACCACCAATGACCGGGATTATTGGTATTTGGGAACGCGCGGTTTCAACCGGCCCGGCGACTACAATTCGCGCTACCTGCTGTTGCTCAACGGACACCGCCTGAACAACAGCATTTACGACAGCGCCCCCATCGGGCCGGAGTTTCCGGTGGATTTGGATTTGATCGAGCGCATCGAGGTCATCCCGGGGCCGGGGGCGGCCATGTACGGCAACAATGCCTTTTTTGGGGTCATCAACGTCATCACCAAAAAAGGCCGTGACCTCGGCGGCGCGGAGGCCTCGGCGAGCATGGGCAGTCATGTGGCCGGGCACGGGCGGTTTTCGTATGGCCAGTTTTTTACCAATTCCGGGGTGGAGCTGCTTCTGAGCGGAGATTATGGCTATGATCCGGGGCCGCGGCAGTTGAGTTTCACTGACGCCGCCGGCAAGGTGTGGACCTCCCGCCGCCAAGATTATGTGGAAACGGCGCGATTTTTGGGGGCGCTAAGCTGGCGTGATTGGTCGCTGAACGCCGCCTTTAGCCGTGCGCCCAACGGCATTCCCAGCGGCACTTATGCCAGTGATCCTGGCGATCCGCGCACTCAATGGGAGGAACAGTATGGCTACTTGCAGGTTAAGTGGGACCATTCCTGGGGGGAAGACCGCCGTCTGCAGGCGCGCAGTTTCTACAATGACTATCGCTATCGGGGGTGGTATCCCTATGGGGGCATCTTGACCATTGACCAGGCCATAGGCCGGGAATACGGCGTGGAAGCGCAGTTTGACGCCCGGCTTTGGGACCGCCACCTGCTCACCCTGGGCACCGAGTTCCATCATCATATCACCCAGGACCAAAACTACTGGGACGAAACGGGCGTTACCTACTGTGACGATCACCGCAGTCATTGGCTGTGGGCGGGGTTTGCCCAGATGGAATGGGTGCTGCGCCGCAACCTCCGGCTTAACACCGGCGGCCGACTGGATTATCATTCCTGGCACCGCTGGGAAGCCAACCCACGGCTGGCCTTGATCTATCAGCCTTGGCAGCGTACCACCCTCAAGGCACTTTATGGCACGGCCTACCGTGCGCCCAATGTCTTCGAGATGTACTATCAAGCCGATGACGGTTACACCATCAACCCGGCTTTGCGTCCCGAAACCATCACGACTTATGAGCTGGTGTGGGAACAGCGGCTGGCGCAACGGCTGACCCTGCGCCTCTCCGGCTATCACTACCGGATTCACGATCTGATTTCAATGGAGCCCCAACCCGGCACCGGCCTGCTGCAATACCAAAACCTTGATCGGGTCCGTGCCTCCGGTCTGGAAACCGCGCTGGATTACCTCTTCGACAACGGCTGGCGCTGGCGTGCCAGCTACGCCCTGCAGCGCAACCGTGTCCGCGGCCAAAGTTTGGACAACTCGCCACAACACCTGGTCAAAAACCACCTTTCCATTCCCCTCTATCGGGATCGGTGGTGGTGGAACATTGAATGCCTTTATTCCAGCGACACCCAGACCGGGATGCCGGGGGTGGAGGCCAATGATTACTGGCTGCTTAACATGACCTTGTGGAGCCGGCCTTTCGGGAAAAACTTCGATTTTTCCGCCAGTGTCTATAATGTGCTTGGACACAAGTACGCCTATCCGGTGGGGGATGAGTTTTGGGTTAATTCCGGCCCGCTCATGGAATTTTCGGGGCGCGAATTCCGGCTGAAACTGACCTACCGCTTTTAA